One genomic window of Conexivisphaerales archaeon includes the following:
- a CDS encoding alkaline phosphatase family protein encodes MRKLVFIGIDGGMHGFVKKFAEEGLMPNLSSLIGNGAFFKSLPSLPVDTPTNWTTLMSSANSLTHGVVSFTTHLPGESAEEGQYIRRTQHSSFIKSEMLWSTLERAGRKVAVLNYPVAWPSQLERGTVIGGLTPGGDVWRMAKPKIFSTEEPLSIANSVKKTKPSFIRIEEGQKKLEIETREGSQTVSLECDGSSLTLIGPDYRVRLSEGEWSDWIYTAIGNGKKGVFRVKLVRNKGCKNLTIYFTQLFSADGWCSSNEIEEKVKAFSGPYIEGLETPFVSDDPKRPYGPSNLSPSFVLEHAKMQSGWFSKTGALLLKEERYDSLIMHYHLIDSLNHTYLSSMCKRFPAYDERDAELVERIYRDSYHLIDDMIGELVQAAGKETLYVVTSDHSALPCWKYVSVEAALAKSGLVVYEEKGEGRLVADMKRSRVFVYHDPLHLWVNLKGREKNGVVEKWEYESVVEEAIDVLNSIRDPDTNERVMKAILKKSSFGKGRSEERFGDAFFFFKPGYSNWDGTVSSLKFDAIDESRLNEEVRLSYDVGGHHTTYLPNETYEGFENHAFTVISGEGVRNETLYSMPELRDIAVTLCHLLGIDAPKDADGRVIYEIL; translated from the coding sequence AGGCATGCATGGCTTCGTAAAAAAGTTCGCTGAAGAAGGTTTGATGCCCAATCTTTCTTCGCTTATCGGTAACGGCGCCTTCTTCAAATCACTGCCTTCTTTGCCTGTAGATACACCGACAAACTGGACCACGCTGATGTCCTCTGCAAACAGTCTGACGCACGGAGTCGTAAGTTTCACAACGCATCTTCCAGGAGAGTCAGCAGAGGAGGGGCAGTACATCAGGAGGACACAGCATTCTTCGTTCATAAAATCTGAAATGTTATGGTCGACTCTGGAGAGAGCGGGGAGAAAAGTTGCTGTACTGAATTATCCTGTAGCATGGCCGAGCCAGCTGGAAAGAGGCACAGTGATAGGAGGCCTGACCCCAGGAGGCGATGTCTGGAGAATGGCAAAGCCCAAAATCTTTTCCACGGAAGAGCCTCTCAGTATCGCAAACAGTGTAAAGAAGACCAAGCCGAGCTTCATCCGGATTGAAGAAGGCCAGAAGAAGCTCGAGATAGAAACAAGAGAAGGTTCGCAAACTGTAAGCTTGGAATGCGATGGCTCTTCACTTACCCTCATCGGTCCCGATTACAGGGTAAGACTCTCAGAAGGGGAATGGTCGGACTGGATCTACACAGCCATAGGAAATGGGAAGAAGGGCGTATTCAGGGTTAAGCTGGTCAGGAACAAGGGCTGCAAGAATCTTACCATCTACTTTACCCAGCTTTTCAGCGCAGATGGATGGTGCAGCTCAAACGAGATTGAGGAGAAGGTAAAGGCCTTCTCAGGTCCCTACATTGAGGGTCTTGAGACACCATTTGTTTCAGACGACCCGAAGAGGCCCTATGGTCCTTCAAACCTATCACCTTCTTTTGTGCTGGAGCACGCCAAGATGCAGTCAGGCTGGTTCTCGAAGACTGGGGCTCTGCTGCTGAAGGAAGAGAGATACGACAGCCTGATAATGCACTACCATCTCATAGATAGTCTGAACCACACCTATCTCTCCTCGATGTGCAAGAGATTTCCTGCCTACGACGAAAGGGATGCGGAACTGGTTGAAAGGATCTACAGGGATTCCTATCATCTGATAGATGACATGATCGGAGAGCTCGTTCAAGCTGCAGGTAAAGAGACTTTGTACGTTGTTACTTCAGACCATTCAGCACTTCCCTGCTGGAAGTATGTTTCGGTCGAAGCAGCCTTGGCAAAGTCTGGGCTGGTCGTTTATGAAGAGAAAGGAGAAGGAAGGCTGGTTGCTGACATGAAGAGAAGCAGAGTCTTTGTCTACCATGACCCATTGCACCTATGGGTGAACCTGAAGGGCAGGGAGAAGAATGGAGTAGTAGAGAAATGGGAATACGAGTCTGTCGTTGAAGAAGCTATAGATGTACTCAACTCGATAAGGGACCCTGATACGAACGAGCGGGTTATGAAGGCTATCCTGAAGAAGAGCAGCTTTGGTAAGGGAAGGTCTGAGGAGAGGTTCGGTGATGCTTTCTTCTTCTTTAAGCCCGGATACTCAAACTGGGACGGTACTGTCTCCTCTCTCAAGTTCGACGCTATCGATGAAAGCAGGCTGAACGAAGAGGTAAGACTGAGCTATGATGTAGGAGGCCATCATACGACCTATCTACCGAATGAGACTTACGAAGGATTCGAAAACCATGCGTTTACAGTCATATCTGGAGAAGGTGTGAGGAACGAAACCCTTTATTCGATGCCTGAATTGAGAGACATTGCAGTTACTTTATGCCATCTGCTCGGGATAGATGCACCAAAAGATGCAGACGGCAGAGTGATATACGAGATACTTTAG
- a CDS encoding carbohydrate ABC transporter permease: MKVSRIVIVLIAAAFFVYFLFPIYWTFITSIKQSVDIFSYPPVFFPTRPTFENYYAPPSEFGAVSLTALNSIPYMVSSFAVGIITTLAGTFLIGAPAAYSIVRFAKGGKTFSRMILFMIMVPAASFIIPFFQIIIRLHLIDTWWGLALSYLSFTVPFATWMMMGYFYDLPVEVEEAALVDGVSRMRAFYDVAMKMVTPGLTATSILGFITCWNEFLYALILTFSPYNFSFPPVGAQTVPVFISSFVVIEKSFAWGGLAAAGLFTALPSIILGLYAQKYLARGLTLGAVKG, from the coding sequence ATGAAAGTCAGCAGGATAGTAATCGTTTTGATAGCTGCTGCGTTCTTTGTGTATTTTCTATTCCCTATCTACTGGACCTTCATCACATCGATAAAGCAGTCCGTCGATATCTTTTCGTACCCTCCAGTCTTCTTCCCTACAAGGCCAACGTTCGAGAATTACTATGCCCCTCCGAGCGAATTCGGCGCTGTCAGCCTCACTGCGCTTAACAGCATTCCCTACATGGTCAGCTCTTTCGCCGTAGGGATAATAACAACTCTTGCTGGAACCTTCCTGATAGGCGCCCCTGCAGCATATTCAATCGTAAGGTTCGCAAAGGGAGGAAAGACGTTCAGCAGAATGATCCTCTTCATGATTATGGTGCCTGCAGCTTCTTTCATAATACCTTTCTTCCAGATAATCATCAGGCTTCACCTCATAGACACGTGGTGGGGTCTGGCATTATCATACCTTAGCTTCACAGTTCCTTTCGCAACATGGATGATGATGGGCTACTTCTATGACCTGCCTGTTGAGGTAGAGGAGGCAGCGCTTGTCGATGGGGTTTCGAGGATGAGAGCCTTCTACGACGTTGCTATGAAGATGGTCACCCCAGGCCTGACAGCAACATCCATACTCGGTTTCATCACCTGCTGGAACGAATTTCTCTATGCTCTAATACTGACCTTTTCGCCTTACAACTTCAGCTTTCCTCCAGTTGGAGCACAGACTGTGCCAGTCTTCATCTCCAGCTTTGTAGTGATAGAGAAGAGCTTTGCCTGGGGAGGGCTTGCAGCTGCAGGCCTCTTCACAGCGCTTCCAAGCATAATTCTCGGTTTGTATGCCCAGAAATACCTTGCAAGGGGTCTAACACTGGGAGCGGTTAAGGGCTGA